From Kineosporia succinea, the proteins below share one genomic window:
- a CDS encoding zinc-dependent alcohol dehydrogenase translates to MKAFVITAPGQAEVQEVPDPVAAPGQVVVDVERAGVCGTDAEFFSGHMSYLATGHASFPIRIGHEWCGRVSQTGPGVDETWLGKRVSGDTMLGCGTCPLCSTGRQHLCADRHEIGIRRGWPGALAEKLPVPASALVELPPTVDEVAGALIEPSANALRAVRAAAAGPGTRLLVVGPGAIGLLSAMIARAAGATVSLLGRTPESLKFAVDLGFQHVWTGPDLGAGPFDAVIDASNDHTVPAAAADLVVPGGRLVFIGLSTTPSLLDTRALVLKDVSAVGVLSGSGALAGAAGLMADGTLDARPLVAATVGLDGVAGILAGRRPADATAGPKIHVDPRR, encoded by the coding sequence GTGAAAGCGTTCGTCATCACCGCTCCCGGCCAGGCCGAGGTCCAGGAGGTCCCCGACCCGGTCGCCGCCCCCGGCCAGGTCGTCGTCGACGTCGAGCGCGCCGGTGTCTGCGGCACCGACGCCGAGTTCTTCTCCGGCCACATGTCCTACCTCGCCACCGGCCACGCGTCCTTCCCCATCCGCATCGGCCACGAATGGTGCGGCCGCGTCAGCCAGACAGGCCCCGGTGTCGACGAAACCTGGCTCGGCAAACGGGTCTCCGGCGACACCATGCTCGGATGCGGCACCTGCCCCCTGTGCTCGACCGGCCGCCAGCACCTGTGCGCCGACCGCCACGAGATCGGCATCCGCCGCGGCTGGCCCGGTGCGCTCGCCGAGAAACTCCCCGTGCCCGCGTCCGCCCTGGTCGAACTGCCTCCAACGGTGGACGAGGTGGCCGGCGCCCTGATCGAGCCCTCGGCGAACGCTCTGCGGGCGGTCCGGGCCGCGGCGGCCGGGCCCGGCACCCGGCTGCTCGTCGTCGGCCCGGGTGCGATCGGCCTGCTGTCGGCGATGATCGCGCGGGCCGCCGGGGCCACCGTCAGTCTGCTCGGCCGCACCCCCGAATCCCTGAAGTTCGCCGTGGACCTCGGTTTCCAGCACGTCTGGACCGGACCCGACCTGGGTGCCGGCCCCTTCGACGCCGTGATCGACGCGTCCAACGACCACACCGTGCCCGCGGCCGCCGCCGACCTGGTCGTCCCGGGCGGCCGCCTGGTGTTCATCGGCCTGTCCACGACCCCGAGCCTGCTCGACACCCGCGCCCTGGTGCTGAAAGACGTCTCCGCCGTGGGCGTCCTGTCCGGCTCCGGCGCCCTGGCCGGGGCCGCCGGCCTGATGGCCGACGGCACCCTCGACGCCCGCCCCCTGGTCGCGGCCACGGTCGGTCTCGACGGCGTCGCCGGGATCCTGGCGGGCCGCCGCCCCGCCGACGCGACCGCCGGCCCGAAGATCCACGTCGATCCCCGCCGCTGA
- a CDS encoding class I SAM-dependent methyltransferase, which translates to MQENLWLRRIEDNPGHSQWYIDRFRAMAAQGADLNGEARMVDAMVPRGSRILDAGCGPGRLGGHLASLGHEVTGVDIDPALIAAAEQDFPGPAWRVGDLSQLSLPGAGFDVIVCAGNVMTFCAPSTRGEILRRFRQHLAPGGRAVVGFGAGRGYEFDDFLGDANRADLVADLLLSTWDLRPFTPDADFVVAVLSAA; encoded by the coding sequence ATGCAGGAGAACCTCTGGCTGCGCCGGATCGAGGACAACCCCGGTCACTCGCAGTGGTACATCGACCGGTTCCGCGCGATGGCGGCCCAGGGGGCCGACCTGAACGGCGAGGCGCGCATGGTGGACGCGATGGTCCCCCGGGGGTCGCGGATCCTGGACGCGGGGTGTGGTCCGGGACGTCTGGGTGGGCATCTCGCCTCGCTCGGCCACGAGGTCACCGGGGTCGACATCGACCCCGCGCTCATCGCGGCGGCCGAGCAGGACTTCCCGGGCCCGGCCTGGCGGGTGGGTGACCTGTCGCAGCTCTCGCTGCCGGGTGCGGGCTTCGACGTGATCGTCTGCGCCGGCAATGTGATGACGTTCTGCGCGCCCTCCACGCGGGGCGAGATCCTGCGCCGTTTCCGGCAGCACCTGGCACCGGGAGGCCGGGCCGTGGTCGGTTTCGGCGCCGGGCGCGGTTACGAGTTCGACGACTTCCTCGGTGACGCGAACCGGGCCGACCTGGTGGCCGACCTGCTGCTGAGCACCTGGGACCTGCGGCCTTTCACGCCCGACGCGGACTTCGTCGTGGCGGTGCTGAGCGCAGCCTGA
- a CDS encoding sensor histidine kinase, whose amino-acid sequence MRGASWQRLTYEIGLALFCGLGTAVVHLELTYDPPQDSMASAIGFAVLGFFASVALVPLRLVRPLSALMICGLLSVAMGGFSLTLVPLSASVGYRAWRSVPIVLAYLTVLVGCVGGIYRVTGFPLLTSFLLGLMEFSAFVLLPGAVAAMVAQRRLLVMTMHQRNLELHAERRLAVGQAQTRERNRIAAELHDSLGHRLTLISLYAGGLAQAPAVAGDAPAPERQQALGLLRDTSAQAMGELRQILRILHQDGADPEGGRSLAQVEDTVASARGTGTRVDLVRVGEARPLPLLAEHAAYRVVQEGITNALKHAGGAPIRVEVRYEDDALFVEVRNGPGRAYEGQSTGQGLAGLAERVRLAGGVLSSGPLISEPSAGGGFRVGAVLPYEGEVPEAAPEPEGDFPGELRRSTRRQQIGAVAVVTSIVLSLGSCVGSIVVPIPPDTVSQNEFDRFAVGAPESDVRDMTPRSSWWTEDDVGDGKVCEYYMASPSVEPRSAEAVEVHFVFCFRDGVLVEKRADDITE is encoded by the coding sequence GTGCGCGGGGCGAGCTGGCAGCGGCTGACCTATGAGATCGGGCTGGCGCTGTTCTGCGGTCTGGGCACCGCGGTGGTGCATCTGGAGCTGACCTACGACCCGCCGCAGGACTCGATGGCCTCGGCGATCGGGTTCGCGGTGCTGGGGTTCTTCGCCTCGGTGGCGCTCGTGCCGTTGCGGTTGGTGCGGCCGCTGAGCGCGCTGATGATCTGTGGCCTGCTGTCGGTCGCGATGGGCGGGTTCAGTCTCACGCTGGTGCCGTTGAGCGCGTCGGTGGGCTACCGGGCGTGGCGGTCGGTGCCGATCGTGCTGGCCTATCTGACGGTGCTGGTCGGGTGCGTCGGCGGGATCTACCGGGTGACGGGTTTCCCGCTGCTGACGTCGTTCCTGCTGGGCCTGATGGAGTTCAGCGCGTTCGTGCTGCTGCCGGGGGCGGTCGCGGCGATGGTCGCGCAGCGGCGTCTGCTGGTGATGACCATGCACCAGCGCAACCTGGAGCTGCACGCCGAGCGCAGGCTGGCGGTGGGTCAGGCGCAGACCCGCGAGCGCAACCGGATCGCGGCCGAGCTGCACGACTCGCTGGGGCACCGGCTGACGCTGATCTCGCTGTACGCGGGTGGTCTGGCGCAGGCTCCGGCGGTGGCCGGGGACGCGCCCGCCCCGGAGCGGCAGCAGGCGCTGGGGCTGTTGCGGGACACCTCGGCGCAGGCGATGGGTGAGCTGCGGCAGATCCTGCGGATCCTGCACCAGGACGGTGCGGACCCCGAGGGCGGACGTTCGCTGGCGCAGGTGGAGGACACGGTCGCCTCGGCGCGGGGCACGGGGACGCGGGTGGATCTGGTGCGGGTCGGCGAGGCCCGTCCGCTGCCGTTGCTGGCCGAGCACGCGGCGTATCGGGTCGTGCAGGAAGGGATCACGAACGCGCTCAAGCACGCCGGGGGTGCGCCGATCCGGGTGGAGGTCCGGTACGAGGACGACGCGTTGTTCGTCGAGGTGCGCAACGGGCCGGGCCGTGCCTACGAGGGGCAGAGCACGGGTCAGGGCCTGGCGGGGCTGGCCGAGCGGGTGCGTCTGGCCGGTGGGGTGCTGTCGTCGGGGCCGCTGATCTCCGAACCTTCCGCCGGGGGCGGCTTCCGGGTGGGCGCGGTGCTGCCGTACGAGGGTGAGGTGCCCGAGGCGGCGCCCGAGCCGGAGGGCGACTTCCCGGGTGAGCTGCGACGCAGCACCCGCCGTCAGCAGATCGGGGCGGTGGCGGTGGTGACGTCGATCGTGCTGAGCCTGGGCTCGTGCGTGGGGTCGATCGTGGTCCCGATCCCGCCGGACACGGTGTCGCAGAACGAGTTCGACCGGTTCGCGGTCGGCGCGCCCGAGTCCGACGTGCGGGACATGACGCCGCGCTCGTCGTGGTGGACGGAGGACGACGTGGGCGACGGGAAGGTCTGCGAGTACTACATGGCGAGCCCGTCGGTGGAGCCCCGCAGCGCCGAGGCGGTCGAGGTGCACTTCGTGTTCTGTTTCCGCGACGGGGTTCTCGTCGAGAAGCGTGCCGACGACATCACCGAGTAG
- a CDS encoding Nif11-like leader peptide family natural product precursor, whose amino-acid sequence MSVQASEAFLKVLNGTPSVAQQLKAVTGIEEVVRLGHRHGFDFTANDFREASTFYRPAAQAPEAPVTTSPQPRNTTFLHHEYSLEDIPGFEAVIDELPRLKVRPPTVDLAEFDRSYRPDDAASTNRSPAGPEYQEWHRTMMEEGYLDPQGNQHTLRRDFHLVNLDDHTEYPGYDEYFDAKTRTIGALENLFDSEIRFSGSMWYPPHSYRLWHTNETQPGWRMYVVDLDEPFENEHDTSFFRYQNPQTGQIVTLHEKPRIVRFFKAEQDPDRLFWHCIVNPTDRHRWSFGFVVPDDWQDKIRVR is encoded by the coding sequence ATGTCCGTCCAAGCATCCGAGGCCTTCCTGAAGGTTCTGAACGGAACCCCCTCGGTGGCGCAGCAGCTCAAGGCCGTCACCGGTATCGAGGAGGTGGTGCGCCTGGGCCACCGGCACGGGTTCGACTTCACCGCCAACGATTTCCGCGAGGCGTCGACGTTCTACCGGCCCGCGGCTCAAGCGCCCGAAGCGCCCGTCACGACATCGCCGCAGCCGAGGAACACCACCTTCCTCCACCACGAGTACAGCCTGGAGGACATCCCCGGCTTCGAGGCCGTCATCGACGAGCTGCCCCGCCTGAAGGTGCGCCCGCCCACGGTCGACCTGGCCGAGTTCGACCGCAGCTACCGTCCCGACGACGCCGCCTCCACCAACCGCTCCCCGGCCGGCCCGGAGTACCAGGAGTGGCACCGCACGATGATGGAGGAGGGCTACCTCGACCCACAGGGCAACCAGCACACCCTGCGCCGCGACTTCCACCTGGTCAACCTCGACGACCACACCGAGTACCCGGGCTACGACGAGTACTTCGACGCCAAGACCCGCACGATCGGCGCGCTGGAGAACCTGTTCGACTCCGAGATCCGGTTCTCCGGCAGCATGTGGTACCCGCCGCACAGCTACCGCCTGTGGCACACCAACGAGACCCAGCCGGGCTGGCGGATGTACGTGGTCGATCTCGACGAGCCGTTCGAGAACGAGCACGACACCTCGTTCTTCCGCTACCAGAACCCGCAGACCGGCCAGATCGTGACCCTGCACGAGAAGCCGCGCATCGTGCGGTTCTTCAAGGCCGAGCAGGACCCGGACCGGTTGTTCTGGCACTGCATCGTCAACCCGACCGACCGTCACCGCTGGAGTTTCGGGTTCGTCGTGCCGGACGACTGGCAGGACAAGATCCGGGTGCGCTGA
- a CDS encoding DurN family substrate-assisted peptide maturase produces the protein MKSAKVPTIYPGVDTIREVQELLVLASMLPSDGEMARALRLALDVPAETVTPRVNPVPDTHPHTMKGWLEEIWLGGHAGLAERHLLRFQGTSESMAAAMDELRAVERASGFRLAAEKV, from the coding sequence ATGAAGAGCGCGAAGGTCCCGACGATCTATCCCGGCGTCGACACCATCCGCGAGGTCCAGGAACTGCTGGTTCTCGCGTCCATGCTGCCCTCCGACGGCGAGATGGCCCGCGCCCTGCGCCTGGCCCTCGACGTCCCGGCCGAGACCGTGACCCCACGGGTGAACCCGGTGCCCGACACCCACCCGCACACCATGAAGGGCTGGCTCGAGGAGATCTGGCTGGGCGGCCACGCCGGCCTGGCCGAGCGTCACCTCCTGCGGTTCCAGGGCACCAGCGAGAGCATGGCCGCCGCCATGGACGAGTTGCGCGCCGTCGAGCGCGCGTCCGGATTCCGGCTGGCGGCCGAAAAGGTCTAG
- a CDS encoding hemerythrin domain-containing protein, with product MSEGGEKTRLVAWGQELRRVHARLREALSVTLSTSDPRDLLLFCHGFCSALDGHHRGEDRTLFPAIAAAHPELQDTLRNLEQDHSMIAHLLSGLQSAVDRSASPEQLRRHLRSVAPIMENHFRYEERALLTVLEGLTLDASGTQVLGPL from the coding sequence GTGTCTGAGGGCGGCGAGAAGACCAGGCTGGTGGCCTGGGGTCAGGAACTACGCCGGGTGCACGCCCGGCTGCGTGAGGCTCTGAGCGTCACGCTGTCCACCTCGGATCCCCGTGACCTGCTGCTGTTCTGTCACGGGTTCTGCTCGGCGCTCGACGGGCATCATCGCGGCGAGGACCGCACCCTGTTCCCGGCGATCGCGGCGGCGCACCCCGAACTGCAAGACACCCTGCGCAATCTCGAGCAGGACCACTCGATGATCGCGCACCTGCTGTCCGGCCTGCAGAGCGCGGTCGACCGTTCGGCCTCACCGGAACAGCTGCGGCGGCACCTGCGGAGCGTGGCCCCGATCATGGAGAACCACTTCCGCTACGAGGAGCGGGCTCTGCTCACCGTGCTGGAGGGCCTGACGCTGGACGCGTCCGGGACGCAGGTCCTGGGTCCCCTGTGA
- a CDS encoding zinc-dependent alcohol dehydrogenase — MRALVLEDFHHLSVTERPDPQPGPGEVVLDLAYTGICGSDLHGYTGANGRRQPGQVMGHETVGHVRATGPGTEGVRPGQLVTLNPVVRPGTPGWIRGEHHDPGKYVLGVRPDIDAAFAERMLVPAANLVPLPEGLPVEHGALVEPLAVAVHAVGRAGAEGASTALVVGGGPIGQSVVLALRRAGVQHVLVSEIDPARRELTEHLGAVAIDPATGPLAERVEARFGRLADIAVDAVGIDASLADALTSTRVGGTVSLVGMGKPAVQIDAYAISTMERSLVGSFTYSDDDFRAAVDLVASDPAVSAALISRIVALDEAPQAFADLARGDGTPGKVLVRL; from the coding sequence ATGCGCGCCCTGGTTCTCGAGGACTTCCACCACCTGAGCGTCACCGAGCGTCCCGACCCGCAGCCCGGGCCCGGCGAGGTCGTGCTCGACCTCGCCTACACCGGCATCTGCGGCTCCGACCTGCACGGATACACCGGAGCCAACGGCCGCCGGCAGCCCGGCCAGGTGATGGGCCACGAAACCGTCGGCCACGTCCGCGCCACCGGCCCCGGCACCGAGGGCGTCCGCCCCGGGCAACTCGTCACGCTCAACCCCGTCGTGCGCCCCGGCACCCCCGGCTGGATCCGGGGCGAGCACCACGACCCCGGCAAGTACGTCCTCGGCGTCCGCCCCGACATCGACGCCGCCTTCGCCGAGCGGATGCTCGTGCCCGCCGCCAACCTCGTGCCCCTGCCGGAGGGCCTGCCCGTCGAGCACGGCGCCCTCGTCGAACCGCTCGCCGTCGCCGTTCACGCCGTCGGCCGCGCCGGCGCCGAGGGGGCGAGCACCGCCCTGGTCGTCGGCGGCGGCCCGATCGGCCAGTCCGTGGTGCTCGCCCTGCGCCGCGCCGGGGTGCAGCATGTCCTGGTGAGCGAGATCGACCCGGCCCGCCGCGAACTCACCGAGCACCTCGGTGCCGTCGCCATCGACCCCGCCACCGGCCCCCTCGCCGAACGCGTCGAGGCCCGCTTCGGGCGCCTCGCCGACATCGCCGTGGACGCCGTCGGCATCGACGCCAGCCTCGCCGACGCCCTCACCTCCACCCGCGTCGGCGGCACCGTCAGCCTCGTCGGCATGGGGAAACCGGCCGTCCAGATCGACGCCTACGCCATCAGCACCATGGAGCGCTCCCTCGTCGGCAGCTTCACCTACTCCGACGACGACTTCCGTGCCGCCGTCGACCTGGTCGCCTCCGACCCGGCCGTCTCGGCCGCCCTGATCAGCCGCATCGTCGCGCTCGACGAGGCCCCGCAGGCCTTCGCCGACCTCGCCCGGGGCGACGGCACCCCCGGAAAGGTCCTGGTACGACTGTGA
- a CDS encoding ABC transporter ATP-binding protein, which produces MSAPAILVEDLHKSYGTTHAVRGIDLAVGPGETFGFLGPNGAGKSTTISMLTTLVRPTAGRIEIAGLDVQKVPTRVRKLLGLVFQESTLDGELTAAENLRFHADLYAVPRAQVKQRITQMLQLVGLLEREHDVAGTFSGGMRRRLEIARGLLHRPRVLFLDEPTVGLDPQTRNGVWEHLRRVRESEGTTLFLTTHYLDEAEQCDRIAIIDDGRIVAQGTPDALKAVIGADLVQLRTGDDGSAVRAVREKFGLDAELAGERRAGLRIRAKDGARLVPRLCAGLDVPVFEVSVTRPSLDDVFMHHTGRRIR; this is translated from the coding sequence ATGAGTGCGCCGGCCATCCTCGTCGAGGACCTGCACAAGTCCTACGGCACCACGCACGCGGTGCGGGGCATCGACCTCGCCGTCGGGCCGGGGGAGACCTTCGGGTTCCTCGGCCCGAACGGCGCGGGCAAGTCCACCACGATCTCGATGCTGACCACGCTGGTGCGCCCCACCGCGGGCCGCATCGAGATCGCCGGGCTGGACGTGCAGAAGGTGCCCACACGCGTCCGTAAGCTCTTGGGTCTGGTCTTTCAGGAGAGCACGCTCGACGGTGAGCTGACGGCGGCGGAGAACCTGAGATTCCACGCCGACCTGTACGCGGTGCCCCGCGCCCAGGTGAAGCAGCGGATCACCCAGATGCTTCAGCTGGTCGGCCTCCTCGAGCGCGAGCATGACGTGGCCGGCACCTTCTCGGGCGGCATGCGGCGCCGCCTGGAGATCGCCCGGGGCCTGCTGCACCGGCCCCGGGTGCTGTTCCTCGACGAGCCCACGGTCGGCCTCGACCCGCAGACCCGTAACGGCGTGTGGGAACACCTGCGCCGGGTGCGTGAGAGTGAGGGCACCACGCTGTTTCTCACCACGCACTACCTCGACGAGGCCGAGCAGTGCGACCGCATCGCGATCATCGACGACGGCCGCATCGTGGCCCAGGGCACTCCGGACGCGCTGAAGGCCGTGATCGGGGCGGATCTCGTGCAGCTGCGCACCGGGGACGACGGGTCGGCCGTCCGGGCCGTTCGTGAGAAGTTCGGTCTGGACGCTGAACTCGCCGGAGAACGGCGGGCCGGGTTGCGGATCCGGGCGAAGGACGGCGCCCGCCTCGTGCCCCGTCTGTGCGCCGGGCTCGACGTGCCGGTGTTCGAGGTGTCCGTGACCCGGCCCAGCCTGGACGACGTGTTCATGCACCACACCGGCCGGCGTATCCGTTAG
- a CDS encoding type 2 lanthipeptide synthetase LanM family protein produces MTATAVRSTSGTDRGLRLAARAANLAERTAVIERLERDGCLGMLESAPGPDAFESWWTERTSTRIAAKFAQEALHRNHPPRRDSEGITRVLDLYRRFEARTADAPVAHLEEVHQSWLPTYRAALSGYRPPARPRYQRLAIVAAPFLDLLERELRDAVTGTTLDFADEVVETLRDTLLDRFELPLAWAMETEAKVCLSRHGENPPDYLDFLRDTFRDEEAYHEFYLRYPVLGRWLARATHLAARNGRDLLTRLDADRPVLATLTGPIRQVRAVRPGQSDHHAGARTVVMVDLLTDSGPSSIVYKPRDISAEAAVQELLTRLAAEAGTGSAGRRVILRPGYGYEEMVPGGRNHARDEHEVRQVYRDLGAHLAAFYVLGGGDLHLENIIVADGHAHVCDCETVLGVLPTGQHRPEGTLLDSVFKTALLEWPTAGQPAEGTMRISGYAGGEAYDMPVPVARITGRALSFETAVTHEAGIRVEPDAANRVFLDGELVRPEDHVDDILEGFGQVYDWFGAEPARTQGIVRDLFRDAPIRFINWGTQIYTQLIAQARHPRCLIDPLEVDWLFGTVRTFPRTWDTGGVLADRELASMWQLDVPIFTARGDAHALVHDHAEPLDSPLDVSPVEFAARRIARLDHHNREQQRRYITASLSAAEISNPAFVDTCTDYAARIGEHLLEQMRTDGAPWASWDIAGPDGLSKVDVDGDLYHGSAGMAFFLAHLDAARPDPRFRAAARRGLEHALRTTDLNQPGAFQGIGGLMYTLNHLGRLWDDEHLTRTALELGNRLEPLIERDRRFDILGGCAGLVPVLLGLGQHDLARRCGERLLDAAIPGDGGVLSWPLTDPDEASASLTGFSHGAGGMGWALILLGRTLGEERWIAAGKQAFAYEATRYDGDEQDWYDLRRSGGGLEKNGRHYANAWCNGAAGIGLSRISAWDLLGRDDEPLLREAHQGLAATMRNFPQLRNDTLCHGRSGNAELLLRFALLNDEPAFQLEANVQVQSQWRNVDEALAGTSEGTAGFFPGLMLGLSGFGMHFLRLARPGQVPSVLLLDSPGTDNR; encoded by the coding sequence ATGACGGCCACCGCGGTCCGCAGTACATCAGGAACTGACCGGGGCCTGCGTCTCGCGGCCCGTGCCGCCAATCTCGCCGAGCGCACCGCCGTGATCGAGCGCCTGGAACGTGACGGCTGTCTCGGAATGCTCGAAAGTGCGCCCGGGCCGGATGCTTTCGAGTCCTGGTGGACCGAGCGCACGTCCACCCGCATCGCGGCCAAGTTCGCCCAGGAGGCCCTGCACCGTAACCACCCGCCCCGTCGTGACAGCGAGGGCATCACCCGGGTGCTCGATCTCTACCGTCGTTTTGAGGCCCGAACGGCGGACGCGCCGGTCGCCCACCTCGAGGAGGTGCACCAGAGCTGGTTGCCCACCTACCGGGCCGCGCTCAGCGGCTACCGGCCCCCGGCCCGCCCGCGCTACCAGCGCCTGGCGATCGTGGCCGCCCCGTTCCTCGACCTGCTCGAGCGAGAGCTCCGCGACGCCGTCACCGGCACCACGCTGGACTTCGCCGACGAGGTGGTCGAGACCCTGCGCGACACCCTGCTCGACCGGTTCGAGCTGCCCCTGGCCTGGGCGATGGAGACCGAGGCCAAGGTCTGTCTCAGCCGGCACGGCGAGAACCCGCCCGACTACCTGGACTTCCTGCGCGACACCTTCCGCGACGAGGAGGCCTACCACGAGTTCTACCTGCGCTACCCGGTGCTCGGGCGCTGGCTGGCCCGCGCCACCCACCTGGCCGCGCGCAACGGCCGCGACCTGCTGACCCGCCTCGACGCCGACCGCCCGGTCCTGGCCACCCTGACCGGCCCGATCCGGCAGGTGAGGGCGGTCCGTCCCGGCCAGTCCGACCACCACGCCGGTGCCCGCACCGTGGTCATGGTCGACCTGCTGACCGACAGCGGCCCGTCGTCCATCGTCTACAAGCCCCGCGACATCAGTGCCGAGGCCGCCGTGCAGGAGCTGCTCACCCGCCTGGCCGCGGAGGCCGGCACCGGCTCGGCCGGGCGCCGCGTGATCCTGCGCCCCGGGTACGGCTACGAGGAAATGGTTCCCGGCGGCCGCAACCACGCCCGCGACGAGCACGAGGTGCGCCAGGTCTACCGCGACCTCGGCGCCCACCTGGCCGCGTTCTACGTGCTCGGCGGGGGAGACCTGCACCTCGAGAACATCATCGTCGCCGACGGTCACGCTCACGTGTGCGACTGCGAGACCGTGCTCGGCGTGCTCCCGACCGGCCAGCACCGTCCCGAGGGCACCCTGCTGGACTCGGTGTTCAAGACCGCCCTGCTCGAGTGGCCCACCGCCGGCCAGCCCGCCGAGGGCACGATGCGCATCAGCGGCTACGCCGGGGGCGAGGCCTACGACATGCCCGTGCCGGTCGCCCGGATCACCGGCAGGGCGCTGAGTTTCGAGACCGCGGTGACGCACGAGGCCGGCATCCGGGTCGAGCCCGACGCCGCGAACCGGGTGTTCCTCGACGGTGAGCTGGTCCGGCCCGAGGACCACGTCGACGACATCCTGGAGGGCTTCGGGCAGGTCTACGACTGGTTCGGCGCCGAGCCCGCGCGCACCCAGGGCATCGTGCGGGACCTGTTCCGGGACGCACCGATCCGGTTCATCAACTGGGGCACCCAGATCTACACCCAGCTGATCGCCCAGGCCCGGCACCCGCGCTGCCTGATCGACCCGCTCGAGGTCGACTGGCTGTTCGGCACCGTGCGCACGTTCCCGCGCACCTGGGACACCGGCGGGGTGCTCGCCGACCGCGAACTGGCCTCGATGTGGCAGCTCGACGTGCCCATCTTCACCGCCCGCGGCGACGCCCACGCCCTGGTGCACGACCACGCCGAGCCCCTCGACAGCCCCCTCGACGTCAGCCCGGTCGAGTTCGCCGCACGCCGCATCGCCCGCCTGGACCACCACAACCGCGAGCAGCAGCGGCGTTACATCACCGCGAGCCTGTCCGCGGCCGAGATCAGCAACCCGGCGTTCGTGGACACCTGCACCGACTACGCCGCCCGCATCGGTGAACACCTGCTCGAGCAGATGCGCACCGACGGTGCTCCCTGGGCCTCGTGGGACATCGCCGGCCCGGACGGGCTGAGCAAGGTCGACGTCGACGGCGACCTGTATCACGGCTCGGCCGGAATGGCCTTCTTCCTGGCCCATCTCGACGCGGCCCGGCCCGATCCACGGTTCCGCGCGGCCGCCCGGCGGGGTCTGGAACACGCCCTGCGCACCACCGACCTGAATCAGCCCGGCGCGTTCCAGGGCATCGGTGGGCTGATGTACACGCTGAACCACCTCGGCCGGCTCTGGGACGACGAGCACCTGACCCGCACGGCCCTCGAGCTCGGGAACCGTCTGGAGCCGCTGATCGAGCGCGACCGGCGGTTCGACATCCTCGGCGGCTGCGCCGGTCTGGTGCCGGTGCTGCTGGGCCTCGGTCAGCACGACCTGGCCCGTCGGTGTGGGGAGCGCCTGCTGGACGCCGCCATCCCCGGTGACGGCGGCGTGCTCAGCTGGCCTCTGACCGACCCGGACGAGGCCTCGGCGAGCCTGACCGGATTCTCGCACGGCGCCGGAGGCATGGGCTGGGCCCTGATCCTGCTCGGCCGCACCCTCGGTGAGGAGCGCTGGATCGCGGCCGGCAAGCAGGCGTTCGCCTACGAGGCAACCCGTTACGACGGCGACGAGCAGGACTGGTACGACCTGCGGCGCAGCGGCGGCGGGCTGGAGAAGAACGGCCGCCACTACGCGAACGCCTGGTGCAACGGCGCCGCGGGCATCGGCCTGAGCCGTATCTCGGCCTGGGACCTGCTCGGTCGCGACGACGAACCCCTGCTGCGCGAGGCTCATCAGGGCCTGGCCGCGACCATGCGCAACTTCCCGCAACTGCGCAACGACACGTTGTGCCACGGCCGTTCCGGAAACGCCGAGCTGCTGCTGCGATTCGCCCTGCTGAACGACGAGCCCGCGTTCCAGCTCGAGGCCAACGTGCAGGTGCAGAGCCAGTGGCGCAACGTCGACGAGGCCCTGGCCGGCACCTCCGAGGGCACGGCCGGGTTCTTCCCCGGGCTCATGCTCGGTCTGTCCGGTTTCGGGATGCACTTCCTGCGTCTGGCCCGCCCCGGTCAGGTGCCGTCGGTGCTCCTGCTCGATTCACCTGGTACTGACAACCGATAA
- a CDS encoding cinnamycin family lantibiotic, translated as MNTTLLQQAAVDSEFRALIEADPVRFGATAGALPAEVEAPDQKSLDFFTEGVSSLEIYACQTSCSWGPITAICDGTTK; from the coding sequence ATGAACACGACGCTTCTCCAGCAGGCCGCTGTCGACAGCGAGTTCCGCGCCCTCATCGAGGCCGACCCGGTGAGGTTCGGTGCCACCGCGGGCGCTCTGCCCGCCGAGGTCGAGGCCCCGGACCAGAAGTCGCTCGACTTCTTCACCGAGGGGGTTTCCTCCCTGGAGATCTACGCCTGCCAGACCAGCTGCAGCTGGGGCCCGATCACCGCCATCTGTGACGGTACGACCAAGTAA